The segment GGCCGCTCGCGAGGCCATGAACAACGTGAAGGCTCAGGCACCTGGGGGATGGATCACATTCACTGACTGACACCCTCGTGAGGTGTAATGCGATCTACGAGTGGAAAAATAACTGTAGCCAGGAGCGTCGATCGAATCGGGACTCGAGCGAACGGCGTTACCGATCGAATCGGTCGCCTTTTTATTACCGACGCCTACCCATCGACAGTGAGCGACTACGACACCGTCTCTGCCGACGTCGAACACGAAGACGAGATTCCGGAGGATCACCCGCGTTATCAGGATCTCCTCACCCGCCACCGAATCGAGAAGGGCGTCGACAAGGGAATCACGCATCTCCAGGGAATGCACGCCGAGGGCCGTGGTAGCGCCTTCGATTATCTGCTCGGTGAAGAGACGATTCCCAGCGCGAACGACGCAGAGCGGGCGGCCGCCGCGGAACTCCTGCTCGCGGAGCGACCGGTGCTTTCGATCAACGGTAACGTCGCGGCGCTCGTCCCCGGCGAGATGGTCGACCTCGCGGACGCCGTCGGCGCCGACCTCGAGGTCAACCTGTTCAATCGAACTCCCGAACGCATCGCGGCCATCGCGTCCCACTTGCGCGAACACGGAGCCGAGGAGGTAAAAGGACTGGAGGGCGACGCACGCATTCCGAACCTCGACCATCAGCGTGCGAAAGTCGATGCCGACGGCATCTACGCGGCGGACGTCGTGCTCGTGCCGCTCGAGGACGGTGATCGGGCCGAGGCGCTCGACGAAATGGGAAAAACCGAGATCGTCATCGATCTGAATCCGCTCTCGCGCTCCCCGCAGGTCGCAGAGGTTCCGATCGTGGACAACATCGTTCGAGCGGTGCCGAATATGACCGAACACGCGCGCGAACTCGCGGGGTCAAACGAGGATGCTCTCCGCACCATCGTCGACGAGTTCGACCGGACGAAAGCCCTCGAAGCGGCTGAATCCCGTATTCGAAACGGCCTCTGATCGACGTCCACCCCTGTCCTGTGATACGGGTTACTGTAACGATTTACCGGCGCACCCGCCGCCCGGGTCGCGGGTGCGCCGGCAATGATTTACAGTAAACCGTATGAAAGGTTTATCATCTCGATCGGTGTGAGTCCACTGAACATGTCTCGAGTAGTCCTCCGAACGGTCGACTCGGCAATCAGCGCGGAACGCACCGACGCGTTCGTCACGAACCAGCCCAGCCGGACTCTCGGTCGGGTCCGATCGAAGGAGTCGTCCCCGGGACGGGCGTCGCTCCGTTCGGTTGACTTGGAACCGGGTTGGGGGTCGATCGTGACTGTGGAGGGGATAAACTGATGTGTACTCGTCTGGTCTATCTCGGTCCCGAAAACCGCGTTCTCACGGCTCGATCGATGGACTGGAAGGAAGATATCGGGACGAACATCTGGGTGCTTCCTCGCGGTGTCGAACGCGACGGCGAGGTCGACTCGAACTCGATGACCTGGACGTCCGAGTACGGAAGCGTGATCGCGACCGCTTACGACATCGCCACCACCGACGGCATGAACGAAGCCGGTCTGGCGGCCAACCTGTTGTGGCTGTCCGAGTCGGAGTATCCCGAACGGGGCGGCGAAACGCCGGCAATGTCGATCTCGCTGTGGACTCAGTATATGCTCGACAGGTTCGCCACGGTTGCCGAGGTCGTCGCACACATCCGTCGAGAGGACGTTACGGTCGTAACCGAGCAGGTGCCGGGTGACGATCGTCTGGCGACGGTCCACCTCTCCCTGTCGGATGCCACGGGCGACAGCGCGATCCTGGAGTATATCGACGGCGAACTCGTCGTTCACCACGATCGTGACTTTCAGGTGATGACAAACTCTCCCACGTTCGACAAGCAACTTGCACTGGCCGAGTACTGGGAGGAGATCGGCGGCACGGTTATGTTACCGGGGACGAACCGGCCGGCCGACCGGTTTGCGAGGGCGAGTTTTTACGTCGACGCGATACCACAGGTCGAGGATCGTCGAACAGCGACCGCCGGCGTATTCGGCGTGATTCGGAACGTCTCCGTTCCACACGGCATCACCACGCCCGACGCACCGCACATCTCTTCGACGCGTTGGCGATCCGTCGCAGACCACAAAGACCGCATCTACTACTTCGAGTCGGCGCTCGCCCCGAACGCATTCTGGGTGGAACTCGACGAGCTCGACTTTTCGGTCGGTTCCGAGACTCGAGCGCTCGATCTCGGACCCGATCAGTCCACCGTCTACGCCGGGGACGTTTCCGACCAGCTACAGATCACGGATCCGTTCTCGTTTCTCGGAGCAGCCACCGGATAGGATGACCGTCGACGGACGACATTGAGAAACCGTAGCCACCGAGCGATCGTTCCAACCGTGGTGATGCAGACGTCTCTCGTACGATCCTCGATTTCCCCATGCTGGCATCGAACCGTGCCTCCGTCGTCCGAGTAGTGTGGAGTGACGTACAGTGGCTACTATCGAGGCCCCGATGGGAATACACGGGACACCATCGAAGACGGCGACAGCGGCCAGCGTTCGGCCGACATCTATTTACCCGGATACTGATACTACTACAACGACCGAGAGAATCGTGTTTCGGGCGACGAAAACGGTCTCAGTCGGGGAACCAGCACTGCATCAGCGGCTGCGATGAACGGTCATGTCAGGAACGACAGCAACGCATCTCGTGTTCTTCATCATCCTCCTGGTCGCCTCGTCAGCGTTTGCGCTGACGCTCGTCGGCCACACTCACGTGGTCAGCGACGCAATCGACGGATACGGATCGACGACGGTGGACGAAATCGAGACCGAGATCGCCGTGATCAGCGATCCCGAGAGTCACGCAACAATCTACGATCCGCGGGACGAAGACGATCAGGTGAGCGTTCTCGTTTCGAATATCGGTGATAGTTCGATCCCGCTCGGCGGAAACGATGTCGGAATCGTGATCGACGGCGAGTACGTTTCCGATCCACACGTCGAAATCCTCGAGGATCCGTCGGCGTCGGTCTGGCAACCGGAGTCGACCGCACGGATCAGCTTCGATCGGGAGCTGGATCCGGGAGCCCACCGGCTGGTCGTCAGCGTCGCTTCGAACGAGGACGTCCTCGAGTTCGAGGTTCCGGAAATCGGTGATCCTGCGGCGGTGTCCTACGAGGCCGAGCCGGACAACGAGACGGTCGACGACGGCGAGACGATCGCGTACGAGGTGACGATCGAGGACGGGTTCGGTGATCCCGTCGGAGAAGACGTCGAGGTGGAAGCCGACGCGACGGACGGGTTCGACGTCGAGATCAACGGAGACGGGGACGTGACGACCGAACTGACCGATGCCGACGGAAAGGTGACGCTCGACGTGAGCTCCGATACGACGCAGGACGACGTCGACGTCGTATTCACCGAACTGGTGAACGGGAATTCGGCCACCGGGAACGCCACCTGGGAGGGCGAACAGGAGGACGGCTCGCTCTCGGGAATCGTCTCGACGGAGACGGAAGACGGTGATGACGAGGATCTCGAAGGCGAAACCGTGACCATCGAGAACAGTCCGGAGCAGACGGCCACGGTCGACGCCGACGGCAGCTACGAGTTCGACGACGTCGACGGCGGAGAGTATACCCTCTGGATCGACGCCGACGGCCACCGGTACTACGAGACGACGGTCATCGTCGACGGCTCGACGACGCACGACGTTCCGCTTCTCGGGAACGTCGAGAACGTCGACGCGGAGACGAGTTATCGGTCACTCGACGCGGCTGCTGACGACGTGGCCGACGAGGAGACACTCGAGCTCGCTGAAACGACGTACGATGCCTCCGAGGGCGGGTCCTCGGCGGTCGACGTCACCGCCTCGAACGTCACGGTTCGGTCGCTCGGAACTCGCGAGGAAACCGTCCTCGACGCTGGCGGCGCGGACGTCGGCCTCTCGGTGAGGGGAGAAGGAGGTACGGTCGACGGGCTCACACTTACGAACGTGGATCCGTCCGGCACCGGGATCGAACTCGCGTCCGCGCCCGGTGCGACGCTCGAGAACGTCGACGTCAGTGAGACGGGGGTCGGAATAGCCGTCGACGGATCCGACGCCGTCCAACTGACGAAGCTCGAGGCAACCGGAAACGACGATGTCGGCGTCCGCGTATCGGACAGCGACGAGATCGAACTCGAGGACGTATACCTCACCGGAAACGGTGACGGGATTCGGATCTCCGAGAACACGATATTCACGCTCCGGCACAGCACCGTCTCGAACAACGTGGGAGATGGTGTATCAGTTACTGACAGTACGGATCTCACCCTCAGTGATACCGTCGTTTCCGACAACGGCGGAGACGGATTGCGGATATTCGACGGCACCTCGATTTCCGTCGACTACACCCGCTTTGCGGATAACGGCGTGGACGGAATCCACCTGAGAGACACGAATAACGTCGATATCGTCTACGTCGAGTTACTCGAGAACGAACGCAACGGAGCGCTCGTTCAGGCGGACGAAGCGGTCATCGATCCGAGCGAGAACTATTTCCGCATCTGGTACAGTAACGTCGTCGACAACGGCGAGCACGGGATGTGGGCCGAGGACAGCGAGAAACCCGACGGCGGAAACGGCGATCTCGGTGATGGTGAACTCCGGGTCGACGACGAGAAAATAACCGGCGAAGAAAACTGGTGGGGTGACGAAGACGGTCCCGAAGCGGCCGGGGCAAACGGCGTGAGTGATGAAACCATCCGGTTCGAGCCCGTCTCCGAAGGCGAACACGGACAGGCCGGACCCCGGTAACGAGATCACGATTCGATGCGCTCGAAACCAGACAGGAGGTGGACACGCTATCATCGTTCACAAAGTCATAAATCCGTCCGCTGATTTCGCTCAGACAGAGATGGATACCTACGACCTGATCATGCGAAACGCCGAGGAGGTCGTTACCGACGAGGAGGTGCGCGAGCTCGCGGACGATCCGGCGGGCAAACGCGCCTACGTCGGTTACGAGCCCTCCGGCGTTCTCCACATCGGCCACCTGTTGACGGCGAACAAACTGATCGACCTCCAGGAAGCTGGTCTGGACGTCGTCGTTCTCCTCGCGGACGTCCACGCCTACCTCAACGGAAAAGGGACCTTCGAGGAGATCCGCGACACGGCGGAGCGGATGAAAGCCCAGTTCATCGCCTACGGTCTCGAGGAGGACAAAACCGAGTTCGTCTACGGCTCGTCGTTCCAGCTCGAGGAAGACTATACGCTCGACCTGCACGAACTCGAGCTTTCGACGACGATGAACCGCGCCCAGCGAGCGATGGCCGAGCTGCAATCGGGCGAGACCGCAAAAGTGAGTCACCTCGTTTATCCGCTGATGCAGGTCCTGGATATCGAGTACCTCGATCTGGATCTCGCGGTCGGTGGACTCGATCAGCGCAAAGTCCACATGCTCGCTCGCGAGGAGCTTCCGGAACTCGAGTACGACGCTCGACCGTGTCTGCACACGCCAATCGTGGCCGACCTGACGAGCGGGGAGGGCAAGATGTCCTCGAGCGAGGGCGCGACGATCTCGATGGAGGACTCGACCGAGGAACTCGAGGAGAAAGTCAACTCGGCGTTTTGCCCGCCGACGCGCGATCCCGAGGGCGATCTCGAGAACCCGGTGCTCGAACTGTTCGAGTACCACGTCTTCCCCCGATTCGAAACCGTGGTCGTCGAGCGACCGGAGGAGTACGGCGGTCCCCTCTCGTACGAGGCGTACGACTCCCTCGCGGACGACCTCGAGTCCGGCGAGCTCCATCCGGCCGACGCCAAGGGGACCCTCGCGAGTTACCTGGACGAACTTATCGAACCGGGTCGACGGACGTTACGAGAGCTGCGAGCCGAATCGTAGCCGCCGAGTGGAACACGCGATCGTCAGTGACCGAAACGAATCGCCGGGCCGGTCGTAACTACTCGAGTGAGTCAGGTCCTCGTGGCTCCGATGGAAGGGAAGATTCTTCCGACTGCCTGCCGGAGTGTGAGCCATGAGTCAATTTACGGTCACCGGTCGGTTCAAAAGCCGCGACGGACTCGCGGAGTTCGAAACGACGATCGACGCCGAAAACGAGAACGTGGCTCGCGAGCACGTACTCTCCCAACTCGGCAGCCAGCACGGACTCAACCGCACCCAGATCGACCTCGAGGAGGTCGCCCAGCGATGAGCCAGCAACAACTCCAGCAGCTCTCCCAGGAGATTCAAGAGATCCAACAGCAGATCGAGGCGATGCAGGCGAACGTCGAGTCGGTCCAGCAAGAAAAGACCGAAGCCGACGAAGCGATCGACGCACTCGAGACCCTCGAAACCGGATCGACCGTTCAGGTTCCCCTCGGCGGCGGTGCCTACCTTCGTGCGTCCATCGAGGACATCGACGAGGCGATCGTCGAACTCGGTGCCGAGTACGCCGCTGAGTTCGAGCAGGACGGTGCTATTTCCGTACTCGAGAACAAAAAGGAGAACCTCGACGACCGCATCGACGAGATCAACGAGGAGATCGCTGAACTCGAAAGCGAGAGCACCGAGCTCGAACAGCAGGCCCAGCAGATCCAACAGCAGGCGATGCAACAGCAGATGCAGGGGATGGGTCAGGGGCCCAGCCCTGACGAGTAACGCAGGAGCCCCCCATGTTCGACAACCTGAAGAAGAAGCTCGGGAGCTTCCGCGAAGACGCCGAGGAAGCTGCCGAAGAGAACGTCGAAGACGTCGAGGAAGGCGATCTCGAGGAAGATGATCTCGAGACCGGTGACGAAGACCCATCGACAAACGAGACGACGACCAGCGTGGACGCGGCGGCCGATCCACCGTCCTCCCGGAACGAAGGGGCCGAGGGCGCTCCGAAAACCGCTGTCAGCTCCGATCGTCAGGATGGGAGCTCCGATGGGGATCTCGAGACGGACCGCGACGAACGGACCGATCCGGGAGCAGGCCGCGCCGGAGTCGTCTCCGACGACGGTCCCGCGGACGACGCGACCGGAGACGAACCGGATGAAGATAGCGGATCGACCGGCTTCGGACGGAAAGCCAAATCGCTCGTCAAAGGGAAGTTCGTAATCGAAGCGGAGGACCTCGAGGGGCCCCTTCACGAACTCGAGATGGCGCTGCTCTCGAGCGACGTCGAGATGGGCGTCGCAGAGGAAATCCTCGACAACATCCGCGACGAACTGATCGGTGAGACGCGAACGTTTACGACCTCGACGGGCGACGTCGTCGAAAACGCGCTTCGGGATGCCATCTACGACGTGATCAGCGTCGGGCAGTTCGACTTCGACGAGCGTATCGCCCTCGAGGACAAGCCCGTCACCATCGTCTTTACCGGCGTCAACGGCGTCGGAAAGACCACCTCGATCGCGAAGCTCAGTCGCTACTTCGAAGACCGAGGCTACTCGACCGTGGTGGCAAACGGCGACACCTACCGCGCCGGGGCAAACGAACAGATCCAGGAGCACGCAGACAGGCTCGAGACGAAGCTCATCGCCCACGAGCAGGGCGGTGATCCCGCAGCAGTGTTGTACGACGCCGTCGAGTACGCCGATGCCAACGACGTCGACATCGTCCTCGGTGACACTGCAGGGCGCCTCCACACCGACGAGGGACTGATGGATCAACTCGAGAAGATCGATCGCGTCGTCGGTCCCGACATGACGCTGTTCGTCGACGAGGCAGTCGCCGGTCAGGACGCGGTCAACCGTGCACGAGAGTTCGACGCCGCTGCCGAGATCGACGGTACGATTCTGACGAAAGCCGACGCCGACTCGAACGGTGGGGCCGCGATTTCGGTCGCCCACGTCTCCGGAAAACCGATCCTGTTTCTCGGCGTCGGACAGGGCTACGACGACCTCGAACGGTTCGATCCCGACGAGATGGTCGATCGGCTGCTTGCCGAGGAGTAACGAACTCGAGGCACTCGGTAGCCGCCTTTTCCTCAGCCACCCTTGATCAGCCGCAAGACGGTAACGTGGTCGGCGTCGACGGGCTGATCCTCCGGTACCGGTCGGCCGTCGACGAGGACGCTCACCTCGTGAGGGCTGAGATCGACCTCGTGAAGGAGATCGGTGTACGTCGGGCTCGAGTCGCCGTCGGTAGCCAGATCGATCTCGTAGGTTCCTTCCCCCTTGACGTCGACGGTGACGCACATACGAACCGTTGGGACAGTGCAGACTTGAGGGCGTCGCTCGTGGATCGTTTTTGAATCTCGAGCGAGCGATCGGGGCGGGTGACCGGTCGTCAGTCCGTCGGGGTTTCTTCGGGTCTCACGCCCGGCTCTCGATCGCGATCCCGAAGCGCCCGGCGATGGCCGTAAACGCCGCGTGCGAGCGCGCCGAGACCGAGCAGGAGGACGATCAGGTTGATCGGGGTCCCGAGATAGGGAATCTGAACGACGGCGGCTCCGGCGACCAATCCCACAACGAGCGCGATCCATCGGTTTCCCACGCCGACGGCCGAGAGGAGCCACGCCGCGACGGCGAATCGGCCGTAGATGATCGCGATCCAGATCGCCAGTGCGAACGCGAACCCGCCGACGAACGAGAGCGGAATCCCGACGACAGTGATCGCGAGCGCGATCAACAGGATCGGCACGCCGACGAGCACGCCGAGTCCGACGAGCCCCGTTCGGACCGGATCGGTCGCGACGCTCGCGGAAACGCCAGCGGAGAATCGCGGAAACAGTGCGAGCAACGCGGCACCGATCAGCAGGTTCAACGCGAGGACGTACAGCGAGAACACCCACGATACGATCGGATCGAGCGTCGGGGCGAACTCGCCGCCGAGCGAGGAATCGTGACGAATGTCGCCCGCGACGGCACCCGTGTTCCCGACGAGATCGCCGCCGTAGCGCAGATCGCCGGCGATTGCGGCCTCGTCTCCGAGTCTGATCGTGTCCGCCCCGATGGCCACGTCGCCGTCGACGACGCCGTCGACGGTCGCGCTTCCGGCACCGGCCGAGAGGTCCCCACCGACGGTCGCACCGTCCGTGATCTCGAGGCTACCGGAGGCGGCCTGAACGTCGCCGTCGACGGTGCCGGCGATCGTGACGCTTCCGCCGGCTGCCTCGACGTCCCCGCCCACGTCGCCGTGGATGCGAATATCGCCCGCAGCGGCGCTGACGTCGCCGGTAACCGTTCCCTCGACGACGACCGTTCCCGCGAACGCCTCGAGGCTGTCGACCGTTTCTCCCTCGGAAACGGTGACGGTACCGCCGACCTGCGAACTCGACTGGGCGGCGGCCGTCGCCGGCACCGTCGCACAGAGAACGACGGCGAGGGCGACGAGGACGACGACTCGTCTCCGGAGTGTGGACCGTTCGGGCATGCGGACTCGTACCACACGGAGTCGCAAAAAGCTATCAGTGATGTCTCAGTATCGTCGACTGGCCCGCCGGATCGAGATCGGCCACACCGCGCTTCGGTCGATTTATTTCCCGTCCCACCGTTGGGCCGGTATGAGCGAGGCCGACGCCGAGACAGTCGAGGGAACTCCCGGCAGGACCGAAGTCTGGATCGAGAAGTATCGGCCCCAGCGGCTCGCGGATATCAAGGGTCACGAGGACATCGTCCCACGACTCCAGCGCTACGTCGAGCGGAACGATCTCCCTCATCTCATGTTTGCCGGTCCTGCCGGAACCGGGAAGACAGCGAGCGCTCAGGCGATCGCCCGGGAAGTCTACGGCGACGACTGGCGCGAGAACTTCCTGGAGTTGAACGCCTCCGACCAGCGCGGGATCGACGTCGTCCGGGATCGAATCAAGGACTTCGCACGCTCGTCGTTCGGGGGCTACGATCACCGGATCATCTTTCTAGACGAGGCGGACGCACTAACCTCCGACGCCCAGTCCGCCCTCCGCCGGACGATGGAGCAGTTCTCGAACAACACCCGGTTCATCCTCTCGT is part of the Natrarchaeobius halalkaliphilus genome and harbors:
- a CDS encoding 4-phosphopantoate--beta-alanine ligase, whose amino-acid sequence is MSDYDTVSADVEHEDEIPEDHPRYQDLLTRHRIEKGVDKGITHLQGMHAEGRGSAFDYLLGEETIPSANDAERAAAAELLLAERPVLSINGNVAALVPGEMVDLADAVGADLEVNLFNRTPERIAAIASHLREHGAEEVKGLEGDARIPNLDHQRAKVDADGIYAADVVLVPLEDGDRAEALDEMGKTEIVIDLNPLSRSPQVAEVPIVDNIVRAVPNMTEHARELAGSNEDALRTIVDEFDRTKALEAAESRIRNGL
- a CDS encoding linear amide C-N hydrolase; the protein is MCTRLVYLGPENRVLTARSMDWKEDIGTNIWVLPRGVERDGEVDSNSMTWTSEYGSVIATAYDIATTDGMNEAGLAANLLWLSESEYPERGGETPAMSISLWTQYMLDRFATVAEVVAHIRREDVTVVTEQVPGDDRLATVHLSLSDATGDSAILEYIDGELVVHHDRDFQVMTNSPTFDKQLALAEYWEEIGGTVMLPGTNRPADRFARASFYVDAIPQVEDRRTATAGVFGVIRNVSVPHGITTPDAPHISSTRWRSVADHKDRIYYFESALAPNAFWVELDELDFSVGSETRALDLGPDQSTVYAGDVSDQLQITDPFSFLGAATG
- a CDS encoding right-handed parallel beta-helix repeat-containing protein, giving the protein MSGTTATHLVFFIILLVASSAFALTLVGHTHVVSDAIDGYGSTTVDEIETEIAVISDPESHATIYDPRDEDDQVSVLVSNIGDSSIPLGGNDVGIVIDGEYVSDPHVEILEDPSASVWQPESTARISFDRELDPGAHRLVVSVASNEDVLEFEVPEIGDPAAVSYEAEPDNETVDDGETIAYEVTIEDGFGDPVGEDVEVEADATDGFDVEINGDGDVTTELTDADGKVTLDVSSDTTQDDVDVVFTELVNGNSATGNATWEGEQEDGSLSGIVSTETEDGDDEDLEGETVTIENSPEQTATVDADGSYEFDDVDGGEYTLWIDADGHRYYETTVIVDGSTTHDVPLLGNVENVDAETSYRSLDAAADDVADEETLELAETTYDASEGGSSAVDVTASNVTVRSLGTREETVLDAGGADVGLSVRGEGGTVDGLTLTNVDPSGTGIELASAPGATLENVDVSETGVGIAVDGSDAVQLTKLEATGNDDVGVRVSDSDEIELEDVYLTGNGDGIRISENTIFTLRHSTVSNNVGDGVSVTDSTDLTLSDTVVSDNGGDGLRIFDGTSISVDYTRFADNGVDGIHLRDTNNVDIVYVELLENERNGALVQADEAVIDPSENYFRIWYSNVVDNGEHGMWAEDSEKPDGGNGDLGDGELRVDDEKITGEENWWGDEDGPEAAGANGVSDETIRFEPVSEGEHGQAGPR
- a CDS encoding tyrosine--tRNA ligase translates to MDTYDLIMRNAEEVVTDEEVRELADDPAGKRAYVGYEPSGVLHIGHLLTANKLIDLQEAGLDVVVLLADVHAYLNGKGTFEEIRDTAERMKAQFIAYGLEEDKTEFVYGSSFQLEEDYTLDLHELELSTTMNRAQRAMAELQSGETAKVSHLVYPLMQVLDIEYLDLDLAVGGLDQRKVHMLAREELPELEYDARPCLHTPIVADLTSGEGKMSSSEGATISMEDSTEELEEKVNSAFCPPTRDPEGDLENPVLELFEYHVFPRFETVVVERPEEYGGPLSYEAYDSLADDLESGELHPADAKGTLASYLDELIEPGRRTLRELRAES
- the rpl18a gene encoding 50S ribosomal protein L18Ae → MSQFTVTGRFKSRDGLAEFETTIDAENENVAREHVLSQLGSQHGLNRTQIDLEEVAQR
- the pfdA gene encoding prefoldin subunit alpha, which codes for MSQQQLQQLSQEIQEIQQQIEAMQANVESVQQEKTEADEAIDALETLETGSTVQVPLGGGAYLRASIEDIDEAIVELGAEYAAEFEQDGAISVLENKKENLDDRIDEINEEIAELESESTELEQQAQQIQQQAMQQQMQGMGQGPSPDE
- the ftsY gene encoding signal recognition particle-docking protein FtsY; this encodes MFDNLKKKLGSFREDAEEAAEENVEDVEEGDLEEDDLETGDEDPSTNETTTSVDAAADPPSSRNEGAEGAPKTAVSSDRQDGSSDGDLETDRDERTDPGAGRAGVVSDDGPADDATGDEPDEDSGSTGFGRKAKSLVKGKFVIEAEDLEGPLHELEMALLSSDVEMGVAEEILDNIRDELIGETRTFTTSTGDVVENALRDAIYDVISVGQFDFDERIALEDKPVTIVFTGVNGVGKTTSIAKLSRYFEDRGYSTVVANGDTYRAGANEQIQEHADRLETKLIAHEQGGDPAAVLYDAVEYADANDVDIVLGDTAGRLHTDEGLMDQLEKIDRVVGPDMTLFVDEAVAGQDAVNRAREFDAAAEIDGTILTKADADSNGGAAISVAHVSGKPILFLGVGQGYDDLERFDPDEMVDRLLAEE
- the samp2 gene encoding ubiquitin-like small modifier protein SAMP2; the encoded protein is MCVTVDVKGEGTYEIDLATDGDSSPTYTDLLHEVDLSPHEVSVLVDGRPVPEDQPVDADHVTVLRLIKGG
- a CDS encoding bactofilin family protein produces the protein MPERSTLRRRVVVLVALAVVLCATVPATAAAQSSSQVGGTVTVSEGETVDSLEAFAGTVVVEGTVTGDVSAAAGDIRIHGDVGGDVEAAGGSVTIAGTVDGDVQAASGSLEITDGATVGGDLSAGAGSATVDGVVDGDVAIGADTIRLGDEAAIAGDLRYGGDLVGNTGAVAGDIRHDSSLGGEFAPTLDPIVSWVFSLYVLALNLLIGAALLALFPRFSAGVSASVATDPVRTGLVGLGVLVGVPILLIALAITVVGIPLSFVGGFAFALAIWIAIIYGRFAVAAWLLSAVGVGNRWIALVVGLVAGAAVVQIPYLGTPINLIVLLLGLGALARGVYGHRRALRDRDREPGVRPEETPTD